Part of the Labilithrix sp. genome, GTCGGTGCCGAGCAGGTCCTCGGTCGGGATCACCTGCAGCGGCGCGGGCAAGGTCTCGGGGCGGGGGCGATCGGAGAGCCAGGGCACGGGCCGCGTGCACGCGAGGACGTGCACCTCCATGTTGCACGCGCGATGCTCGAGGTGGAGCGCGATCACCTCGCCCTTGCGGCTCCGCTCGTCGATCGCGGCGCGCACCTCTTCGTCGAGCCCGACGAGCCCGATCTCGGCGTCCCCGCGCAGCGGCGGGGCGGGGCCGCGGCACCGCGGATGGCTCGCGAGCATGTCCGTCCCCGCGTGCCCCGCACCTCGAGCGGGACTGCTCGCGCACCCAGCGACGACGACCAGCGCGTAGAGGACCGGGGCCCCAATGCCCGAAGAGCGGCGCCCGCGGGCGCCGGTCGATGGGTTGGGGCGGGGTATGGGGCAGAGCCCCATCGTCAATGAGTGGGCTCGGGCGGCGCGAGGCTCGCGTCGACGACGTCCGGGATCGTGCGGTAGCGGCGGTAGAACTTGGTGACCTTCACGACGTAGTCGCGCGTCTGCGCGTAGGGCGGGATCCCGCCGTGCGAGATGACGGCGTTCTCGCCCGCGTTGTACGCGGCGATCGTGAAGTCGAGGTTGCCGTTGAACATGTTCGCGAGGACGCGGAGGTAGCGCACGCCGCCGTAGATGTTCTCGCGCGGATCGTTGATGTCCTTCACGCCGAGCCGCTCCGCCGTCTGGGGCATGAGCTGCATGAGGCCGCGCGCGCCCGCGGAGCTCACCGCGCGCGGGTCGTAGTCGCTCTCGACCTTGATCACCGCGCGAATGAGCTGCTCGGGGAGCTGGTAGAGGATCGCGGCGCCGCGGATGTGCTCGTCGTAGCGGCTGTAGCGCGAGAGGTCGCGGTCTTGCGGCGCGAACGCGGGCGCGCCGCCGCGGGTGGGCTTCGCGTCGCCCTTCATGTAGAGCTGCGCGCCCGCGCTCGGACGGTTCGTGAACGAGATCGTCCCGTCAGGCCCGACCGTCTTGAAGATGTCCGCCGCCGCCGTGAGCGGCAGGAGCCCGACCGACGCACCGATCAGAACGCGGAGCAGGCGGAGCGACGCAGACCTCATCGTTCGAATTGTCCCAAGTGCGCCGTCCTTTCGCAACTAACCAAGCGCGCCCGTCATTCCCGATCACTTCGGCAGCTCGCGCTCGGCGCGGCCGGTCTGGCCGTTCGGCAGGCCGGCCGCGCCGCCGGCGCCCAGCGTCACCGAGACGGTGAGCGCTCCCTCGATCGTCGCGTCGAGCGAGACGAACGCGATCGAGTCGCCGCCCGCCCCTCCGCCGCCACGGCCGCCGCGTCCGCCCGGCTGACCGTCCCCGCCGGGGGGTCCGCCGTCCACCATGGAGTCGTCGCTGTTCCCGTCGTTGCCGCAGTCGTTCAGCGGCGTGGCCATCGCGCACTTGGTCTCGTCGGAGACGTCTCCGCCAGGCCGGCAGTGCCCCCTCGGTTGGGGCGCGCCGGGCATACCGCGCTGACCGCCGGCCCCGCACTCGCCCGCCGCGCCGTCGCTTCCTTTGCCGCCCTTGCCGATCGTCAACGAGCCGCCCTCCAACGTGACGCTCGTGCCGACCGCGTAGAGCCCGATCGACGAGCCTCCACCTCGGCCTCCGGCTCCACCCGCGCCACCTTCGCCGCCGGCGCCCCCGGTCCCGCCCTTGGGGATGTTGCAGGGCAGCCACTTGCAGTGCCCTTCGACCGTACTGGTGCAGGCGAAGAGCTGGGGCTCCGGTGGGGGGCCGTCGCTGCCGCGCGGCCCCTGTTGTCCTCGCTCGCCGTTGCCTGCCGTCATCGGGAGCACGCCGGTGGCGACGTAGCTCGCGAGCTCGCCACGCACGCCGTCCGCGCTGCCGGACAGGACCGCCGAGCATAGCTGGGCGCCCGTCACGCGGGGCTCGGCCCCGTCGCCGCCGTCGCCGACCTCGATCGCGACGTGACGCAGCGCGAGTCTGCCGCCGGTCGCGAAGACGCCGTAGAGCGTCTCGCCCGGCGTCGCCGTCCGCGTCGCGAGCGAGAGGAACGCGAGCTCGACGTCCGCGTTGGTGACTGTCACCGCCGCGGCGGACTCCTTCGCCGTTCGGATCTTCACGTCGTTCTTGCACGTGCGCGTCCAGGTCCCGGACGCGAGCGCCTCCCAGCCGCCGGTCAAACGCACGTCGGTCGAGAGCACGAGATCGGCCTCGTATTCGCCGGACGCGAGGTGAAGGGTGGGGCGCGTGGGCGGAGCTTCCTCGGGTTTCGTGAGCCGCAAGAGCGCGTGCGAGAGCGAGCACGGCTTCTCCTGCCGGCACTCGTCGCCGTCGCCGTTCGGCGTGACGAAGAGGTCGCCCTCGACCGGAGCGAAGTCGCGGAGGCACGACTCCTCGACCGATCCGGTCGCGCCGGTGGCGTCGTCGCCGGCGCGCGCGCCGTCCGGTGAGGCGTCCTGGTCGGTTACGACCGGCGCCGCGTCGATCGAGAGGAACGTACCGCACGCCGCGACGGCGATCGCGAGCACGAAAGATAGAGACCCCCGCCAGCGCACCGCGCCATCGTATCAGCCCTTCGGCTCGGGGAGGAGCCAGAGCCGCTCGCCGTGGCGGCGGCGGGCGCGGACGAACATGACGACGAGGAAGACCGCGAGCGCGACGAAGACGACGGCAAAGGCGCGCTCGACCGAGACCGCGAGCGCTTCGCGGGCCGCCTCCTCCAGCTCCACGTCCTTCGTCGTCGGCAGCGGCTCCGCGATCTTCGGGAACAAGTAGAGCGGCGTCGCCTTGCGGTGGCGGAGCGCGAGCCAGTCCATCAGCACCGCGACGGTGATGTGGACCATGAAGCCCTGGTAGATGCTCTTCGTCTTCATCGAGAGCGAGCCGAGCGCCATGCCCGCCACGATCGCGCCGCACGCCTCGAGGTACGGCTTGCCGAAGTGGATCATGCAGTACGGCACGCACATCGTGAAGATCGCGCCCGACCCGAAGCTCCGGCGGAGCGCGCCGAGGAAGAAGCCGCGGAAGAACATCTCGAGCGCGAAGAACTGGCCGAAGTACATCGCCTCCCAGACGAGGAAGTCGAACCAGCTCCGCGACGACTGCTTGTAGAACGGGTAGTAGGTCCCGAAGTCGGGCTGCTTCGCGACGACGACCATCGCCGGCAGCACCACCGCGAGGAAGAGGCCGTAGATCCAGACGTGATCGAAGAAGCCCTTCGTGCGGAACCCGAAGTCGAGGAGCGAGTCTCTCCGGAAGACCAGCTTCCAGACGACGAACGGGAACGCGTAGCCGCCGATGCGCGTCGCCGCCCACCAGCCGAACGCGTAGAGCTCCTCGTATTTCGTGAACGCGAGGTCAGGGTGCTCGGCGTAGAGCGCGCGCAGCTTCGGCGCGAACGTCACCTCGAAGTAGGTGCGCCCGCCGTAGTAGTCCTGCATCGTGAGGACGAGCGCGACGAGCGCGAGGGCGACGAACGGACGGAGGTCCATCTTGCCTCGCGCGTGGAGCTTCGCGCGATGGAGGAGCGCCTCCTCGTCGAGCTCGCGCCACCCGCTGCGGAAGAAGAGCCACACCGCCGCGCAGACGACGACGAGGATCGGCAGCGGGAGGATCGGCTTCCACGCCTCGACGAACGCCTGGAAGCCGGTCGCGTCCTTCGCCGGGAACGCGAGGACAGGCCCGAGCACTAGGCGTCCGAGAGCGCGGCGCCGCGCTCGAGCCGGCTCAGGGTCGAGGTGCGTCCGAGGACGTGCATCACCTGGAAGAGGCCGGGGCTCGCGGTGCGGCCGGTGAGCGCGACGCGCGCAGGCTGGGCGACGTCCTTGATCTGGAGGCCGTCCTTCGCGAGGAACGCGTTCGTGCGCTCCTCGAGCGCGGCTTCGCTCCAGTCCTCGCCGCTCGCGAGGGCGGCGTGGAGGCCGCGGAGCTTCGGCGCCGCGTCCTTGACGAGGAACTTCGCCTTCGCCTTGTCGTCGAGGTTCGGCTCCGCGCGGAAGTAGAAGTCGAGCATGTCGGCGGCCTCGACGAACGTCTTGGCGCGATCGCGGATGGTGTAGAGTGCACGTACCACGGCGGCCTTCTCCGGCGTGAGGCCGTTCGCGGCGAGGAACGGGAGGACGCGGTCGGCGTACTCGTCGTTCGGGGTGAGCCGCTCCGTCTTGAGGTGCTCGTGGTCGATCGCGAGGAACTTCTTGTCGTCGAACTTCCCGTCGCCGCGGCCGCAGCTCTCCCACGAGAACGCGGCGACGAGCTCCTCCTTCGAGAAGACCTCCTGATCGCCGTGCGACCAGCCGAAGCGCGCGAGGTAGTTGAGGACCGCGTTCGGCGAGTAGCCCTTGTCGCGGTACTCGGTGACGCTCACCGCGCCGTGGCGCTTCGAGAGCTTCTCGCCGTTCGCGGCGAGCATCATCGGCAGGTGCGCGAACTCGGGGACCTTCGCGCCGAGCGCCTCGTAGATCAGGATCTGCGGCGGGGTGTTGATCATGTGGTCGCGCCCGCGCGCGACGAGGGTGATGCCCATAGTCACGTCGTCGACGACGGCGCCGAAGTTGTAGAGCGGGATCCCGTCCGCGCGCATGAGGACGAAGTCCTGGTTCTCGACGTTCGGGGTCACGACCTCGCCGAAGACCTTGTCGACGTAGGTGACGGAGCCCTCCGTCGGCGCCTTGAAGCGGACGACGTGGGTCTCGTCGAGGCTCTCGGTGCGGGTGCGGCAGGTGCCCGGGTACTTGAACTGCGCCTTCGGGTCCTTCTTCTTGAGCGCCTCGCGCTGCTCCGCGAGCTCCTCCTTCGTGCACCAGCACCGGAACGCGTGCCCGCTCGCGATGAGCTTCTCCGCGTGCTCCTTGTAGAGCGCGAGGCGCTCCATCTGCGTGTACGGGCCGTGCGCGCCGCCGGCGCCGGGGCCCTCGTCCCAGTCGAGGCCGAGCCACTTCATCGAGTCGAAGATGATCTGCTTGCTCTCGTCGGTGGAGCGCGCCTGATCGGTGTCCTCGATCCGGAGCACGAACGCGCCGCCGGTCTTGCGCGCCCAGAGCCAGTTGAACAGCGCCGTGCGCACGCCGCCGATGTGGAGATAACCCGTGGGAGAAGGTGCAAAGCGCAGCCGAGGCTTCATCGCAGCCTGCCACGAGTAGCACGAAAGCCCTCACACCGGGACGGGTCCGCCGAGCGCGCCCAGGCCCCGCGCGATCCAGAGGAGGAAGACGAGCATCATCACGGCCATGAAGAGGTAGAGCGCGACGCGGCCGGCGCGCTCCTCGAGCGCGGCCCACGGCGCGCCGCGACGCCACGCGAGCGCGAGCGTCACCGCGGCGAACGCGCCTTGCGTCAGGAGGGTGGGGAGCGCGAGCGGATGCATCGCGAGCGAAGCGCCGACGTCGCCGCGGAGGAGGAAGACGACCGCGCGCGTCATCCCGCAGCCGGGGCACGGGTGATGCGTGAGCCGCGCGGTCGGGCACTGGAAGCCGGGGATGACGATCGGCAACGCGACGACGACCCACACCGCCGCGACGGCGAGCACGGCGAGCACGCGGCGCGAAGCCGTCACTGGCCGGGCGACCGCGTTCATGCTCGACTTTCGTAGCACCCCGCGAGCCATGACGACGCACGATCCCGATCGACCCGCGCCCCCCGCCGGCGGCTTCGGCGACCCCGGCGCCATGCCTGGAGCGCCCGGAGCACCGAGCGCGAGCCCGTTCGGCGCGCCGGGGGCGAGCCCGCTCGGCGCACCGGGGACGAGCCCGTTTGGCGCACCGGGGGCGAGCCCGCTCGGCGCCCCCGCGAGCTCGTTCGGCTGGATGCCGGTCGCGCCGGCGCCGGCGCGCAATGCGATGGCGACGAGCGCGCTCGTCGTCGGGGTCGTCGCGGTCCCGTGTTACGCGCTCTGCGGGCCGGTGGGCTTGCCGCTCGCGCTCGCCGCGCTCGTGCTCGGGGTGATGGGGCTGAAGCAGGCGAACCGCCATCCGGGGACGCCCGGTCGCGGTCACGCGATCGCCGGGATCGCCGTGAGCGGCCTCCTCTTGCTGCTGACGCTCGGGGTTGGCCTCACGTACTGGTACCTGCGCGTGCGCTGACGATCACCAGCGGTTGCACGTGCGCGACGCGAGGACGGGGCTCACGAACGTGTCGCATTTCACCTTCACGCTCGCGAGCATCCACTCGACGCTCTGCCTCGAGCGCTCGAACGCGTCGCGCGCGCCGCCGGCCTCGACGACGAAGAGCCGCCCCTGCGCGGGGAAGACGCTGACCCAGTAGATGTACGGCTTGCCGTCCTCGTCGTGCCCGAGCTCGAGGCGCTTGCCCTTCGTGCCGTCGCGCGACGACACGTCCTTCGTCGCGAGGAGCGCGTACCCGTTCACGTCGCGCAGCTGCAGCGTGAGCGCCTGCGCCCAGAAATCGAGGTCGCCGCGCTCTTCGTCGTCGATGACACGCACGGCGACGACGACGCCCTCCGGCGTGGTCGCGCGGTACTCGTAGCCGTACGCGTGCTGCTCGTCGAGCGGCACGAAGCCCGGCGCGGTGCTGACCTTGAACGGCCGCCCACACGCCGTGAGCGCGAGGAGCGTGAGGAGGAAGAAGACCTTCTTCATCACTTGTCCTCGCTGAGCTGGAGGAGCGTCGGGAGGTTGAGCCCGCTCAACCAACCGAAGGGGAGGCGCGGCCGTTGCGTCGTCATCGTGTTGCCGCGCGGCTCGAAGGCCACGGTGATGGTGGAAAACGCTATTTTGTCGTTCAAGAGCTTGAGGCGTCCTTCGAGGCGCTCGAGCTCCTCGGTGATGCGATGCAGCTCCTTCTCGATCTCGAGCGCCTCCTTCACGTTCGCCCGCGTGAGGAGGGCGGTGAGCTGCTGCTGCATCGCGCGCGCGTTCTTGATCCGGATCTCGAGGTCCACGTGCTCGTCGGTCACGTCCTGGGCCGCGATGTCGCGATGGAGGACGTCGCCGATCGTGTCGACCGCGGCGACGGCCTGCTCGAAGCGCTGCCGCGGCACGCGGATCGTGATCTCGCGGTCCTTCTTCATCGAGAGGTAGCCGCCGCTGTCCTTCGCGATGCGCTCGACGGCGGAGATCCCCTGGTCGACCTGGTAGACCGCCATCACGAAGCGCGCGGTGTAGATGACGTACGCGCGCGTCGCGTCCTTCGCGTCCTTCGGCGCCTCGGTCCTCGCCTTCGCCGGCTGCGCGGCGCCGCTCGGCGGCTGAGGCGCGGGCGTCCCCGGGGGAGGCGGCGGCGCGTTGGTGTCCGTCTTCGCGTACGCCTCCTCCGCCGCGTCGACCTCGCGGTCGCGCGTCGACGCGACGGTCGATTCGCTCGTGGCGTTGTTGGGCGCGCCGGCCCAGCCCCGGCCGCCGCTGGGGCTCGTCGGCGCTTCGGCCGCCCTGTCGGCGCCGCCGCAGCCGGCGAGGTGAGCGAGGATGATGCTCGCGCTGAGCGCGAACGCGATCGTGCGCATGGGTGCCTCCAGCCGTCCCCAACGGGCCGGCGGCGCCGAGCTTACACCGGGACGCCGATCGCGCGGAGGACGAGGAGCGCGAGCGCGGAGACCGCCGCCGCCGCGGGCACGGTGAAGATCCACGCCCAGACGATGCGCCCCGCGACGCGCCAGCGGATCGCGGAGAACCGCTGCACCGTGCCGACGCCGACGATCGCGCCCGTGATCGTGTGGGTGGTCGAGACCGGGATGCCGAGCACCGTCGCCATGAAGAGCGTGCTCGCGCCGGCCGTCTCCGCCGAGAAGCCGCCGACCGGCGCGAGCTTCGTGATGCCCATGCCCATCGTCTTCACGATGCGCCAGCCGCCCGAGAGCGTGCCCGCGCCCATCGCCGCGTGGCAGACGAGGACGACCCAGAACGGCACGTGCTGCTCCGCGCCCGTCGGCGCCGCGCCGAGGTGACCCGACGCGATGAGCGCGGCGACGATGATGCCCATCGTCTTCTGCGCGTCGTTGCCGCCGTGGCCGAGCGAGTAGAGCGCGGCGGAGACGAGCTGCGCGCGGCGGAAGAGGCGATCGACCGAGCCCGGCGACTTGCGCCCGAACAGCAGCATCACGAGCCGCATGTACCCGAGGCCGAGGAGGAGCCCGAGGACCGGCGCGATGACGATGAAGACGAGGGTCTTCGCGAAGAAGGTGTAGTCGAGGACGCCGAAGCCGCCCTTCATGATCGCGGCGCCGGCGAGGCCGCCGAGGAGCGCGTGCGACGACGACGTCGGCAACCCCCACCACCAGGTGAGGAGGCCCCAGATCACGGCGCCGACGAGGCCCGCGCCGACGAGCCCGATCGACACGACGGCGGGATCGACGCCGCGCGCGATGTTGCCCGCGATGTGCGTGCTGAAGACGAGGAACGCGATGAAGTTGAAGAACGCGGCCCACACCACCGCCTGGCCCGGCGTGAGGACGCGGGTCGAGACCACGGTCGCGATGCTGTTCGCCGCGTCGTGGAACCCGTTGATGAAGTCGAACGTGAGCGCGAGCGCGATGATGACGACGAGGCCGGCGATCATGCGTACTCGAGGGCGATCCCCTGGATGAGGGTGGCGACGTCCTGGCAGCGATCGACCGCGCTCTCGAGGCTGTCGAAGATCTCGCGCCACTTCATGACCATGAGCGGCTCGCTCCCCTCCGCGAAGAGCGTCGCGAGCGCGCGGCGGTAGACCTTGTCCGCCTCACTCTCGAGGCGGAAGACGTCCTCGCAGAGGCTGAGCATCTCCTGCGCCTTCTTCGGGTTCTTGAGGAAGCCGAGCGCGGCGCTGACCTTCTTGCAGGTCTGGACGAGCACGTCCGCGAGCTCCTTCGCCTCGCGCGGCGCGACCCGGACGTCGAAGAGCACGATGCGGTCCGCGACCGCCTCGATGTAGTCGAGGACGTTGTCGAGCTCGACGATGAGGGAGTGGATGTCGTTGCGATCGAGCGGCGTGATCCAGTTCTCGCGGAGGCGCCGGATCGTCGCGCGCTCGATCGTGTCGCCCTGCGTCTCGAGCTCCTTCACCTTCTTCGAGAGCGCCCGCGTCTCGTCGTCGACCTTGGCCCGCTCGTCCTGCGAGTACGGCGACCGCTCCGGCGCGTGGGCGGGATCCATCCGCGCGAACATCTTCACGAGGATCTCGGCGGCCTCCTCGCTCTTCTGGGCCAGCTCGCAGAAGGCGTCGAAGTACACCGCGTCCTTGGTGGCGGAGCCGAACATGTGCGTGCCGAGGCTATCAGCCGCCTTGCGACGGTCACGTGAACACGCTATCTGCGGCATCCATTCAGCCGCACGAGTGATCTCGTGCACCTTTCAAGGAGAACCGTCATGAAGTCCCCCCTCGCTACGCTGAAGGACAAGTTCGGCGACAAGGCGAAGCTCGTCGCCGAGCTCGAGACCTTCACCAAGAGCGACGACCTCTGGGTCGGCCGCCTCAACGAGAACAAGGGCCTCGCCCACGTCTCGAACGCGAAGCTCCTCCGCCTCCACGCCACGTTCACGACGGTGAAGGAGAAGTTCGGCACCCGCGCGAAGCTCATCGAGGCGATCGCCGAGGTCGAGAAGCGCACGAAGGACGAGGGCTTCAAGGCGCGCCTCGGCAAGTTCCCGGTCCCGCGTCTCTGGGACATGTACCAGTCGGCCTCGAAGCGCGCGAAGGCGGCGGCGGCGCCCCCGAAGAAGAAGGTGGCGAAGCCGGTCGCGGCGCCGAAGAAGGCGGCGGCCGCGGCTCCGGCGAAGAAGAAGGCCGCGGCGGCGAAGAAGAAGAAGAAGAAGTAGGACCGCCATGCCCGAGATCACCCTCCGTCACGAGATCGACACGGACGAGGACACGTTCTGGTCGAAGATCGTCCTCAGCGAAGACTTCAACAAGAAGCTCTACGAGGGAGCGCTCAAGTTCCCGGCCTGGACGCTCCTCGAGCAGAAGGAAGACGACGCGAAGGTCACGCGTCGCGTGAAGGTCGATCCCGCGACGGGGGATCTCCCGGGCCCGCTCAAGAAGGCGATGGGCGACGGCAAGCTCTCCTACGTCGAGGAGGGCACCTTCGACAAGAAGGCGAAGCGCTACTCGTTCAAGGTCCAGCCGAGCATGCTGCCGGACAAGACGAAGGTGAGCGGCGAGCTGTGGGCCGAGAAGATCGGCGACAAGAAGATCCGCCGCATGTGCACGATCCGCGTCGAGGTGAAGGTCATGCTCATCGGCGGCATGATCGAAGAGCGGATCATGGGCGACCTCAAGAAGTCGTACGACGACAGCACCGCCGCCACGAACGCGTACATCAAAGAGCACGGGCTCTGATTCACGCCGGACGGGGGCGGTAGCGCTCCAGCAGCGCGTCCTGCTGCACGAAGATGCTCGGCCGCGCGCCGGGGGCGAGGACGCGCGGCGAGTCGATCCACGGGTTCAGCCGCAGCGCCTCGTCGCGCGCGCGCTCGTCGCCGGTGAGCGCGAACAGGTTCAAATGATGGCTCGCGACGGCGGGGGACTCCGCGATCGCCGCGCGCGTCGTCGCGATCGCGTCCTCGACGCGGCCCTGCCGGTCCTCGACGTCGGCGAGCACGGCCCACGCGGAGTCGCGGCCGCGGAACACGTCGCTCGCGAGACCGAGCGCGCGGCGCGCGAGCCGCTCGGCCTCGTCGAAGCGGGCGCGGGCGCGGTGGTGCTGCGCGCGGAAGAGGCTCGCGATCGGCTCGATGCGCGGATCGCTCGCGAGCGCGGCGGCGAGCTCGGCGTCGGCGGCGCGGTCGTCTTCGAGCGCGAAGAGCTCCAGCGCGTAGAAGCAGCGGAGGATCGGCGGCGCGCCCGGGAGCCCCCGCTGCGCCTCGAGGCGGCGGCGCATGTCCGCGCGCTTCGCGGCGTGGTCGCGATCGAGCAGCGCGTCGAGGTGGTGGAGGGCGCCGTGCGCGGCGAGCGCGACGCGGCCGCCGGCGCGCGCGATCGCGGGCGCGACCGCGGCGTGGGCGGTGCTCGCGAAGTAGCGGACGTCGGGCGCGCGGCGGAAGAGGCGCACGAGGCGCGTCGACGCCCAGCGGCCGCCGCCGATCCAGTCGTAGCGCTCGAGCGCGAAGCCTCCCACTTCGCTGCCGGCGCGCTCCACGAGCGGCCGCACGTCGGTCGTGAGGCGCTCGTCGGCGTCGATGACGAGGATCCACTCCGCCGTCGCGGCCTCGAGGTACGCGTTCCGTGCGAGCTCGTGGCTCTTCGCGTCGCTCGCGACGATGCGCGCGCCCTCGCTCCGCGCCACCGCGACGGTGTCGTCGGTCGAGCCGTCGTCGACGAGCAACACCTCGCCTGCGCTCTCTCGCACGCTCGCGATGCACTCGGGCAAGAGCGCGGCCGCGTCGCGCGCGACGATGCACGCCGCGATCATTCCATCCCGGCGCGTCGGGCGAGCGCGCTCGTGAGCTGGCTGCGGTCCTCGACTCCGAGCTTCGTCCGCGGATGGACGGGCGAGGCGGTCGACTTCCTCGCGACGAACACGTTCGTCGGCGTGTCGCGCTGCTGGCAGACGTTCCCGCGTCCCGCGGCCGGCTCGTGTCCCGACCCGCCGCCGTGCCCGAAGTGACGGGTCACGGACAGGTCGACGCGACCTCGTAGAGGTTCTTCGCGAGGGCGGCGTTGGCCTGGTCTTCGCTGGTGCAGTTGGCGTATTGCGTCCGGTACGCGTACACCGCCTTGCGGCAGTCGCAGGTCGTGCAGATCTTCGCCTTGCCCGCGTCGGTGAGGGTCGGGCTGGCGGGGTCCGTGGCGTCGAGCTCCGCGTCGACGACGCCGCAGGTGGACTTGACGTTCGCGAACGCCGCCTCCGCCGCGCTCGACTCCGGGCAGCCGCTCGGCGACGTCCCGAGCTCGGGTGTACACTGCACGCTTCCGTCGCCCGCGTCCTCGGCGTCGGAGCCGGCGCACGCCGCGACGACGGCGAAGAAGACGAAGAACGAGGAGCGGCGGATCATGCGCTCGCCAGCCTACGGCCTTCACACCTCGGTCGCGAGCTTCTTCAGCGCGGCGTCGAGCGCCGGGCCGCCTCCGAAGACGCGACGTCGATCCCAGTCGCTCGCGTAGCGCTCCGCGGTCATGAACGCGTCCTCCTTCTTCTCTGGGCTCGCGAGCGCGAGGGTGGCGGTGACGAGGAGCTCTTGCGCGCCTCGCTCGGCGGCTTCGTCGCGGAGAAGAAGTACGCGGCGGTCTCCAGCGTGGCGACGGAGTCGAAGAACGGAAGCGCGTAGCGCTCGGTCTCGTCCGCGAACGCGGCGCCGGTGCTCGTAGCCTCCGACCACGGCTCGCCCGGGATCCAGCCGCGGAAGTGGAGGTACTCGAGGCCCATCATCGGGACCGGGAGCTTCGGCTCACCGAGCGCGCGCCTGACGGCGGCGAGCGCGTCGGTGTGCGCGAAGCCGACGTCGACGCGAACGGCGCGCGTGGCGAGGTTGAGCCCGACCTCCTGGTGGACGCCGCCCTTCGACATGCGCCCCCAGCGGTTCGGTCCCACCGGCGCGAAGCCGTGGGCGGCG contains:
- a CDS encoding lytic transglycosylase domain-containing protein; translation: MRSASLRLLRVLIGASVGLLPLTAAADIFKTVGPDGTISFTNRPSAGAQLYMKGDAKPTRGGAPAFAPQDRDLSRYSRYDEHIRGAAILYQLPEQLIRAVIKVESDYDPRAVSSAGARGLMQLMPQTAERLGVKDINDPRENIYGGVRYLRVLANMFNGNLDFTIAAYNAGENAVISHGGIPPYAQTRDYVVKVTKFYRRYRTIPDVVDASLAPPEPTH
- a CDS encoding CPBP family intramembrane metalloprotease — its product is MDLRPFVALALVALVLTMQDYYGGRTYFEVTFAPKLRALYAEHPDLAFTKYEELYAFGWWAATRIGGYAFPFVVWKLVFRRDSLLDFGFRTKGFFDHVWIYGLFLAVVLPAMVVVAKQPDFGTYYPFYKQSSRSWFDFLVWEAMYFGQFFALEMFFRGFFLGALRRSFGSGAIFTMCVPYCMIHFGKPYLEACGAIVAGMALGSLSMKTKSIYQGFMVHITVAVLMDWLALRHRKATPLYLFPKIAEPLPTTKDVELEEAAREALAVSVERAFAVVFVALAVFLVVMFVRARRRHGERLWLLPEPKG
- a CDS encoding glutamate--tRNA ligase, whose translation is MKPRLRFAPSPTGYLHIGGVRTALFNWLWARKTGGAFVLRIEDTDQARSTDESKQIIFDSMKWLGLDWDEGPGAGGAHGPYTQMERLALYKEHAEKLIASGHAFRCWCTKEELAEQREALKKKDPKAQFKYPGTCRTRTESLDETHVVRFKAPTEGSVTYVDKVFGEVVTPNVENQDFVLMRADGIPLYNFGAVVDDVTMGITLVARGRDHMINTPPQILIYEALGAKVPEFAHLPMMLAANGEKLSKRHGAVSVTEYRDKGYSPNAVLNYLARFGWSHGDQEVFSKEELVAAFSWESCGRGDGKFDDKKFLAIDHEHLKTERLTPNDEYADRVLPFLAANGLTPEKAAVVRALYTIRDRAKTFVEAADMLDFYFRAEPNLDDKAKAKFLVKDAAPKLRGLHAALASGEDWSEAALEERTNAFLAKDGLQIKDVAQPARVALTGRTASPGLFQVMHVLGRTSTLSRLERGAALSDA
- a CDS encoding DUF2752 domain-containing protein is translated as MNAVARPVTASRRVLAVLAVAAVWVVVALPIVIPGFQCPTARLTHHPCPGCGMTRAVVFLLRGDVGASLAMHPLALPTLLTQGAFAAVTLALAWRRGAPWAALEERAGRVALYLFMAVMMLVFLLWIARGLGALGGPVPV
- a CDS encoding DUF4190 domain-containing protein, translated to MTTHDPDRPAPPAGGFGDPGAMPGAPGAPSASPFGAPGASPLGAPGTSPFGAPGASPLGAPASSFGWMPVAPAPARNAMATSALVVGVVAVPCYALCGPVGLPLALAALVLGVMGLKQANRHPGTPGRGHAIAGIAVSGLLLLLTLGVGLTYWYLRVR
- a CDS encoding serine/threonine protein kinase → MKKVFFLLTLLALTACGRPFKVSTAPGFVPLDEQHAYGYEYRATTPEGVVVAVRVIDDEERGDLDFWAQALTLQLRDVNGYALLATKDVSSRDGTKGKRLELGHDEDGKPYIYWVSVFPAQGRLFVVEAGGARDAFERSRQSVEWMLASVKVKCDTFVSPVLASRTCNRW
- a CDS encoding DUF4349 domain-containing protein gives rise to the protein MRTIAFALSASIILAHLAGCGGADRAAEAPTSPSGGRGWAGAPNNATSESTVASTRDREVDAAEEAYAKTDTNAPPPPPGTPAPQPPSGAAQPAKARTEAPKDAKDATRAYVIYTARFVMAVYQVDQGISAVERIAKDSGGYLSMKKDREITIRVPRQRFEQAVAAVDTIGDVLHRDIAAQDVTDEHVDLEIRIKNARAMQQQLTALLTRANVKEALEIEKELHRITEELERLEGRLKLLNDKIAFSTITVAFEPRGNTMTTQRPRLPFGWLSGLNLPTLLQLSEDK
- a CDS encoding inorganic phosphate transporter, coding for MIAGLVVIIALALTFDFINGFHDAANSIATVVSTRVLTPGQAVVWAAFFNFIAFLVFSTHIAGNIARGVDPAVVSIGLVGAGLVGAVIWGLLTWWWGLPTSSSHALLGGLAGAAIMKGGFGVLDYTFFAKTLVFIVIAPVLGLLLGLGYMRLVMLLFGRKSPGSVDRLFRRAQLVSAALYSLGHGGNDAQKTMGIIVAALIASGHLGAAPTGAEQHVPFWVVLVCHAAMGAGTLSGGWRIVKTMGMGITKLAPVGGFSAETAGASTLFMATVLGIPVSTTHTITGAIVGVGTVQRFSAIRWRVAGRIVWAWIFTVPAAAAVSALALLVLRAIGVPV
- a CDS encoding DUF47 family protein, with translation MFGSATKDAVYFDAFCELAQKSEEAAEILVKMFARMDPAHAPERSPYSQDERAKVDDETRALSKKVKELETQGDTIERATIRRLRENWITPLDRNDIHSLIVELDNVLDYIEAVADRIVLFDVRVAPREAKELADVLVQTCKKVSAALGFLKNPKKAQEMLSLCEDVFRLESEADKVYRRALATLFAEGSEPLMVMKWREIFDSLESAVDRCQDVATLIQGIALEYA
- a CDS encoding DUF2505 family protein, yielding MPEITLRHEIDTDEDTFWSKIVLSEDFNKKLYEGALKFPAWTLLEQKEDDAKVTRRVKVDPATGDLPGPLKKAMGDGKLSYVEEGTFDKKAKRYSFKVQPSMLPDKTKVSGELWAEKIGDKKIRRMCTIRVEVKVMLIGGMIEERIMGDLKKSYDDSTAATNAYIKEHGL
- a CDS encoding glycosyltransferase codes for the protein MIAACIVARDAAALLPECIASVRESAGEVLLVDDGSTDDTVAVARSEGARIVASDAKSHELARNAYLEAATAEWILVIDADERLTTDVRPLVERAGSEVGGFALERYDWIGGGRWASTRLVRLFRRAPDVRYFASTAHAAVAPAIARAGGRVALAAHGALHHLDALLDRDHAAKRADMRRRLEAQRGLPGAPPILRCFYALELFALEDDRAADAELAAALASDPRIEPIASLFRAQHHRARARFDEAERLARRALGLASDVFRGRDSAWAVLADVEDRQGRVEDAIATTRAAIAESPAVASHHLNLFALTGDERARDEALRLNPWIDSPRVLAPGARPSIFVQQDALLERYRPRPA